From Treponema rectale, one genomic window encodes:
- a CDS encoding methyl-accepting chemotaxis protein, with protein sequence MKINSLKTKLAVLILGIVVVSNLVLGIIAYSMSNSTLEDSVEQTVTSVAENVANQVRLLNDREFHMLDVLANLSDIRDPSKSMEEKVALVQNAKKTDTNYENIAYYDINGMTITGDGEVADCSNREYFIHAISGEHYVSDPNVSPVNGKLLIFYAVPVYDAYSNSISGAIAAVFYGDTLSKLCSQITIGKDSHPFIINMKTGKTVGDADVQYVQKGQILKNDTTGEMNEAIVDAMNGNTSYRIFHEPLRNKTMLASYRPVGDNCDWAVFCMAPHEDFFSMIKTMMASMTSVIFVILVIAVIISMIIIAFTIKPLKLVETSITEIASGNADLTKRIEVTSHDEIGNVVKGFNSFTEKLQSIISNVKNSNFNLETVGTDMNASVEDTASSITQIISNIESMKKQIDTQNQSVNQTAGAVNEIASNIESLEHMIESQTTGVTQASAAVEEMIGNISSVNISVDKMANSFNELRANAQSGIDKQRDVNDRVEQIESQSDMLQEANVAIASIAEQTNLLAMNAAIEAAHAGESGKGFAVVADEIRKLSETSSVQSKTIGQQLNNIKDSINDVVTASSQASIAFEAVSRKLEETDALVMQIKSAMEEQNEGSRQITDALHNMNDSTVEVRNASSEMAEGNKLILKEVQLLQNAAMSMTQGMDEMSVGAKKINETGAALNGISNKMSESIRDIGSQIDQFKV encoded by the coding sequence ATGAAGATTAATAGTCTAAAAACAAAACTTGCAGTTCTTATTTTAGGTATTGTAGTTGTATCTAATCTTGTTTTAGGAATTATTGCCTATTCCATGTCAAATTCAACCCTTGAGGATTCTGTAGAGCAGACAGTTACTTCTGTTGCAGAAAATGTTGCAAATCAGGTTCGTCTGTTAAATGACAGGGAATTCCATATGCTGGATGTTCTGGCAAATTTGTCTGACATTAGAGATCCGTCTAAATCGATGGAAGAAAAAGTTGCATTGGTTCAGAATGCAAAAAAAACTGATACTAATTACGAGAATATTGCTTATTATGATATAAACGGGATGACAATTACCGGCGATGGTGAAGTTGCAGACTGTTCAAATCGTGAATATTTTATTCACGCAATTTCCGGGGAACATTACGTTTCTGACCCTAATGTCAGTCCTGTAAACGGCAAGCTTCTTATTTTCTATGCTGTACCTGTTTATGATGCATATTCAAATTCAATTTCAGGGGCGATTGCTGCTGTGTTCTATGGAGATACCCTGTCAAAACTCTGCAGTCAGATTACAATCGGTAAAGACAGCCACCCGTTTATTATAAATATGAAAACAGGAAAAACTGTTGGTGATGCTGATGTTCAGTACGTACAGAAAGGGCAGATTCTTAAAAACGATACTACCGGAGAAATGAATGAAGCTATTGTTGATGCAATGAATGGCAATACTTCATATCGTATATTTCATGAACCTTTAAGAAATAAAACAATGCTGGCTTCTTACAGGCCTGTAGGGGATAACTGTGACTGGGCTGTATTCTGCATGGCTCCTCATGAAGATTTCTTCTCAATGATAAAAACGATGATGGCATCCATGACTTCTGTTATTTTTGTGATTCTCGTTATTGCCGTAATTATTTCAATGATTATCATTGCGTTTACTATAAAACCTCTTAAACTTGTAGAAACTTCGATTACAGAAATTGCCAGCGGAAATGCAGACCTTACAAAGAGAATTGAAGTTACATCTCATGATGAAATCGGTAATGTGGTAAAGGGATTTAATTCATTTACAGAAAAACTCCAGTCAATTATTTCTAACGTTAAGAATTCAAACTTTAACCTTGAAACTGTCGGAACAGATATGAATGCCAGTGTTGAAGATACGGCAAGTTCGATTACACAGATTATTTCTAATATAGAAAGCATGAAAAAACAGATTGATACTCAGAATCAGAGTGTAAATCAGACCGCTGGTGCCGTTAATGAAATTGCTTCAAATATTGAATCTCTTGAGCACATGATTGAAAGTCAGACAACAGGAGTAACTCAGGCAAGTGCTGCAGTTGAAGAAATGATTGGCAATATTTCGTCTGTTAACATATCTGTAGACAAAATGGCTAATTCCTTTAATGAACTTCGGGCAAATGCTCAGTCAGGAATTGATAAGCAGAGAGATGTTAACGATAGAGTAGAGCAGATTGAAAGTCAGTCAGATATGCTTCAGGAAGCAAACGTTGCTATTGCTTCTATTGCGGAACAGACAAATCTTCTTGCCATGAACGCTGCAATTGAAGCTGCACATGCCGGTGAGTCAGGAAAAGGTTTTGCCGTTGTTGCAGATGAAATCAGAAAACTTTCTGAAACTTCTTCCGTACAGAGTAAGACTATTGGACAACAGCTTAATAATATTAAGGACTCTATTAATGATGTCGTTACTGCTTCTTCCCAGGCAAGTATTGCTTTTGAAGCAGTATCCCGCAAGCTTGAAGAAACAGATGCTCTTGTAATGCAGATTAAGTCTGCCATGGAAGAACAGAATGAAGGATCACGACAGATTACCGATGCCCTTCATAATATGAATGACAGTACTGTTGAAGTAAGAAATGCTTCTTCAGAAATGGCAGAGGGTAATAAACTTATTCTTAAGGAAGTTCAGCTTTTACAGAATGCTGCAATGTCTATGACTCAGGGTATGGATGAAATGTCCGTTGGTGCAAAAAAGATAAATGAAACTGGAGCTGCCTTAAACGGTATTTCAAATAAAATGAGTGAATCAATCAGGGATATTGGTTCTCAGATAGATCAGTTTAAGGTTTGA
- a CDS encoding NADP-dependent isocitrate dehydrogenase produces the protein MSKIQMKNAIAELDGDEMTRVLWAVIKEKLLEPFVDLKTEYYDLGLKSRDDSDDKITYEAAAAIKRLHVGVKCATITSNEARMKEYNLKQLTRSPNGIIREELDGTVFRAPIFVKNVKCCVTSWKKPIVLGRHAYGDVYKNCEIKTDCPGKAELVFTGEDGKEIRKTIQIMKGPGILQGIHNMDSSIESFARCCFNYALDQKISVWLGTKDTISKIYDGNFKAIFARVFEEEFKSKFDAAGLEYFYTLIDDAVARVMKSEGGFLWACKNYDGDVMSDMIASACGSLAMMTSVLVSPDGNFEYEASHGTVQKHYYRYLKGEKTSTNPVATIFAWTGALAKRGELDSTPELVDFAKKLEKVTLEVIEEGLMTGDLARIATPAASKVLNSWEFIDEIASRL, from the coding sequence ATGTCAAAAATTCAGATGAAAAATGCGATTGCCGAACTTGACGGTGATGAAATGACCCGCGTTCTTTGGGCAGTAATTAAAGAAAAACTTCTTGAGCCTTTTGTAGATTTGAAAACTGAATATTATGATCTCGGTCTTAAAAGCCGTGATGATTCTGATGATAAAATTACTTACGAAGCAGCTGCTGCCATAAAGCGCCTGCATGTAGGTGTAAAATGTGCAACCATTACTTCAAACGAAGCCCGCATGAAGGAATATAACCTTAAACAGCTTACCCGCTCTCCAAACGGAATCATCCGTGAGGAACTTGACGGAACTGTTTTCCGTGCACCTATTTTTGTAAAAAATGTAAAGTGCTGTGTTACTTCATGGAAAAAACCGATCGTTCTCGGACGTCATGCTTACGGAGATGTTTATAAAAACTGTGAGATAAAGACTGACTGTCCTGGTAAGGCTGAACTTGTATTTACCGGTGAAGACGGAAAAGAAATCAGAAAGACAATTCAGATAATGAAAGGTCCCGGAATCCTTCAGGGAATTCACAATATGGATTCTTCCATCGAAAGCTTTGCCCGCTGCTGCTTCAACTATGCCCTTGATCAGAAAATCAGCGTATGGCTTGGAACAAAAGATACTATTTCTAAAATTTATGACGGAAACTTTAAGGCAATTTTTGCCCGCGTATTTGAAGAGGAATTCAAATCTAAGTTTGATGCTGCAGGACTTGAGTATTTCTATACACTCATTGATGATGCAGTTGCCCGCGTAATGAAGAGTGAAGGCGGTTTCCTCTGGGCCTGTAAGAATTATGACGGGGATGTAATGAGCGACATGATTGCTTCTGCATGCGGAAGTCTTGCCATGATGACAAGCGTTCTCGTAAGTCCTGACGGAAACTTTGAATATGAAGCAAGTCACGGAACGGTACAGAAACACTATTACCGCTACCTTAAAGGCGAAAAAACTTCTACAAATCCTGTTGCTACTATTTTTGCATGGACAGGAGCTCTTGCTAAGCGCGGAGAACTTGATTCAACTCCGGAACTTGTGGATTTTGCAAAGAAACTTGAAAAGGTAACTCTTGAAGTAATTGAAGAAGGCCTTATGACAGGTGACCTTGCCCGTATTGCAACTCCGGCTGCATCAAAAGTCCTTAACAGCTGGGAATTTATTGATGAAATTGCATCAAGACTGTAA